The region ctctctttccttctcattAGCGTACGACTTTTGTCAGCCATGATAAAAGAATTTCTTGGTTCAGAGAATCTgagtagaaataaaaaaaaacgtagaTGAAGATAGGAGATGAGGACAGAAGACCtgaaacaaaaaatgacttaaCAGAAGACAAGCAGAAAGGAAGGGAGACCGAGTGTGGGGGAGGAGTGGAATGGTAGAGAGGGCAGGGGGAAGTAAAGGAAGAAAGTAGTGCATGGCGCGAACCAAaggaggggatgggggggggggggggtattgagATTAATTTACACTTTATTTCCCCAATGTGATATCTAACAGATAAGTGACTATGAGGGGGGAAAACATACTCAGATATAATAAAACCTGCAAAGTTTTGAGTTTGGCGGCTAATATTTTATAAAAGCTAATAGCGTTCATAGGCGAGTTTTAGCTTTAAGTGATATTCTAAATAGGTGATTTCACAGGCTTTCAAGGgggaacacaacacaaagtttTTTGGTAGAGACATTGTAAGATTCAAAGATACTGTATTAAAACTCAGCATACCATATGGTCTATCAGCAGCTTTAATCTAAAAATATCAGTCTGGCACTAGCCTTTAAAGGCTCATATGGGTCAAACCATGGTAGACACACAAAGGCAGCTGCAGCTCACAGACCAAATGGGTCTATTTAAAGACCCTGAGGGTGGGGGAGGCAGGAACCCAGCTCTCCAGTGCTGACTGTTGTGTCTGTGCTTATCTGCATTTTGACAGACTAGGATTTCAGCTAATGTTGTCTACTAACATAAGATACAGGCAGTGTTTTGTCCTCAGTATGGTAGTGTGGAGCTATATATAGTGATTTTGGTTAAAAATACCATTTGAAATTCTTACAGGACACCTATGAACACAGGAAAATACAGTCCTTAGCACAGACCTCCTGGAAGATGTAATGCTTAATTGCTGTGTGCACTAAACCAAATTGTTGagctctgtacacacacaggtgacGGCAGCACGCCCACAGCCAACGGAATGCCAGCTCCATAATCTGAAGACAGGAGACTGGGCGCAGATAAAGTAAATGGTCTTCAGTTATATAGTGCCTTTCAACCTTAtcggttcccaaagcgctttacagatcaggtttcattcacccattcacacacacagatgggtgGAAAGTGCTGgccagtgtcttgctcaaggacacttgaacATGACGGGGTGaattgaacccccaacccgctctaccctgctctacctcccgtgcaacagtgctaaccactgttGCACCAAGGCTGGTCCACCAAGGACTTGAAGAGGAGGCACTAAAGGAAACCCAGATGGACAGGACCCCACCAAGTGCTCCTCATCACACCTATGGTGGTTAAGGTTGAAGGGAGAATCAGTTGGACACACACCAGCCATTCtctctgtaggtgtgtgttgaGGCATTTGTACATGCATATGTGTGGGTGTATGATAGTTGCTTCACATCTTGTCTTGCCGTTGTTGCCGTTGGTTTTCCTTTACTGCACCAGTTGGGGAGGCATCAGTGAGTGGagctgccaccccccccccattcaaaTATGAATGTTATACTGAGGCTGTCAAACCCTAAAGAGCAGGCTCCCTCCACGTGGTCTGGGAAGGTTCAAGGTACAAGGACAGTGTGTGGGAGCTACCCAAGCAGGGCTTGCATTACAACCTCAAGTACTAACCTGACTTAAATGTCACATGAGCCATACCCTGGACTCTTCTTGTTACCATGTCCTATCATGTTCCTATGTAGGTCATGGCAATATGTTCATGCTGGAAGTTTATTTCCAAAGGTGACGGTCTTCAACATTATTTTTCTGGTATGTGTTTCCTTAttacatctcacacacacacacacacacacacacacacacacacactcatcatagACCTTAGGTGTTCCAGTTAATGAGCCAGTCCAATAAACGCACAGTTACAACCACTCAGTACGTCAGAGCTGAACACTATCAGTCTTCATGATTCTCTGACCAATAATTACTTTCTTACTTTTGACTGAGGCAGGAGGCTGCAGGTAGTTCAGAACAGCAGAGAATAATTTTACTTGAAACATGTCTTCATCAACTACAGCTCGAAATGTGGTGGTGGTCACCCATGTGTACCCAGTACCTGAGGGTGCTGGACACCAACCTTGTGTGGGCATCCAGAAGTTCAGCAAGGGCCGGCCACTGGTGCTTGGGGTAAGACGATCAGTTTCTGGAGATAGACAGACCAGCGTAGACACATGGTTTTCTACAGTGATGTGATACTATGAGGTAGGGATGGGAAAATAAGGTGAGAGATGGaatctaataataaaacattttatatttagatTGTCAGCTAATTGCAATGAAAGGGAATTTACTTTAATCTACACAGTGATCTATACCATACCCATCACATGCACATCTAATTTTGATTATCATTCTATTTCCTTGTGTTCATGATCTTTGATTTGAACCTTTATTGTGAAACTCTGTCTAAATCTGTTCAGATTTGAGTGCTCTAAAGTCAATCATTGATTAACTTCCTGAAGTTTAATGATGGTGATTGAGATATGTAGAGGTACAATGGTCAAAAACTATAATTCCATATGAAAGCCTACAACATCAAATATGAAGAGAGTTTCCATGACAGTGCTAAAGAACTGTCCACTACAAAACTTCATTAATTAAAAATCAGCTGCATGTGAAACTTTCAACTTTCATCAAATTGTTAACTCCAACTCTTTCTACACTACAACTTGGTGGTCATCATTAAGTCCACTCTAACCAAATGCATTCAGTTGGTTTACATACAAAATGCtgattgttttgtatgtattttgtatgtaaTGCTTTTCTTCGTTTGCCTATGTCAAACACTTTCAGTTGCCTctatgtttgaaatgtgctatataaaaaGCACAGCTGCCTTGCCTTGACTCTTCTTGACTTTAATTTCACAAGAATATCTGTTTTAGACCAGCAAGTAATTCTATTCTATttggttaaaaatgtattgattgatgTATAACACAAATGTGTGGGATTTTCCTTTGCATCTATTGTGGTATGTACCTAATTGTATACTAATTTGGCAGCCAAAGCACACATACCAAATTGCAGAATTGTCTTAAATATTATGTGGGCACAATTGTCCTCCTGGTGATGGTCTTATTTGTATGACGGTTTGTTTGATCATCAACACAtgctaaaaaacaacaacacatttacactcctcaaattcaaatgttttccccTCACGTTTTCTTAGTCTGTGTGAAACAAAAGTCAGAGCAGCAACCGGCAAACAGGGTTTTTCACCATCTCTGTGTTAACATCTCTATTTGTCACTCCAGACAGTTCAGATCATGGTGGGCCTGATGGTGCTGCTGTTTGGAATTGCTATGGCGATTAATGCATATACACTGGGAATTTACAGCGGCATTTTCGTCTGGGGAGCTTTGTTTGTGAGTAAACCTTACAGTGTTGTTCTGCTTTCAGGTGACAGGCATCTGCTGCTTTAAATCGATTTAAATACTTACATGAAAAATAGTATAAAGTTGCAATAAAAAGTGCATCACAGAggaacaacaaagaaaacaggaaaatattAATGATGTAAAAGGCTACCTTTATACAGCGCAATTCACCAATTCACATACATAAACGCACATGCACCAACCATGTAAGGTGTTAGTCTGACCATCAGGAGCaatttagggttcagtgtcttgcccaaggacactcTGACATGTGGACATAATAACTTGCTCTACCTCTTGAGCCACAACCACCCCATGATGTTCTGGCAATGCAGGATAAACCTTAAAATATGATTCAAATACTAACCAATACAGGAAGTAATAATGGAGACTAAGTACTCTTTCAACATACATGTGGGCAATGAGCATTATAATAAGACTGGTATTGTAACATATATCAGTGTGGCTAGAACTCTTTAAAATGACGGAGCCATTTGagggaaaatgtatttcacatgaAGTTAGAACTTTTAGTTCCCTGTTGACTTAACAGTAACGACAGGGTTAATGACTTAAACTGCAACCAGTCACGAGAGAGCATTAAGGACATATTGGCTTCATTGCTGGGAAGCAGCCATGACTTTAATCTTTATAACCTGTCTGCTGTGATCCCAAACTGTACCAACCATTTATATTAGCAGTATGATGAATATGCCAAGACCAAACAACTGATCATATATTTAGTTCACTTCaagtcaaactgctgtttttaattcaaattataACAATGGCTTTTGCTGTCCCGCTGGACAAACTGCCTTCACCAGAAATACCGCCAACACTATGTGGTCAAACATATTAGTAGAAATGGAAGTATACACACAGTGTATCCAGATGGTGAGATTAGTATACAAAGAGTATTTCTGTCCTTCTCTGTTGCAGTACATTGCAGCAGGATCTCTGACAGTGGCTGCTGGGAAATCTTTGAACCGGTGTCTGGTTAGTAACTTACTATTACTCTTAAACCATCCTTTCAATACtttttgatttcatgttttgCTGTAGTAGTGCAAAGCCAGCACTAACAAGACTgaaaaggtggagctaattttaaatAATGAGCTGTGTGGCTTGTCCCTCCACCAGCCATCTCAGCTACAAATATCATGAACCTCATTACAGTTAAACAATAGTTTATCTGTCAAATTCCAGTTCACCACTGAGATCCACCAGCCAACTAATATTTACTTTCACAATTAATCACTtgaatgcccatcacaatttcccaaagtgCGAGTTGACATATTCATAATTCAAAGTGCGAGTTGACATATTCAGTTGACATATGTTTGGTCACACCAAACATATTCCTTGTTTGgtgtgaccaacagtccaaaacccaaagatattcagtttgctatCATGAGAATCTGGAACATTTCTGATAAAAAAAGGTtacttgattatcaaaattgttggcAATTAATCTTAATTAgtctgttgatcgactaattgattaatcgactcaTTAATAAGTCTAATGAGTAACAAGTTGTTCTGACAATGATACCGGTAGCAATGCTAATTCTGGCACTGCACACTATTCTTTAAATCACTGAGCTGCTTTCTAATCCACGTAATGACATTTGAATGAACTTTATGTTCTCAGCTAATCAGAATGAGCCAATTCAACCTGGCTGATTTTAGATTGAGTCATCTCATCGATCACTACATTTTAGCTAATGTTGCGTcgttaccatggaaacattGTTTGGCCTACTTTCCACTGTTAGAGAGCCCTGTTAAAGTTGCCCATGTCTCCTGGCAGATAGCTGCTCCTGGGCCAATCAGAGAACTCTGGAATAAACCTGAAACATTTCATCAAGTATTTTTAGGAGACGTCctgcttttaaaatgatcagatGTCAGCATTGTTGAGCTGTTCAGCAGGTGGATGCAGATCCAGATGTCCTGACATCTCGTCTCTCATCTTTCTGCTAGGTGAACGCCGCTTTGGCTGTCAGTGTTGTAGCAGCAGTTGCTTCCTTTACTGCAACCATCCTCTACTCTCTGGATGCTGCAGGACTGATGACCCCATGCTATGGTTCCTGGCAATATGATTGCTACCTATATCTGGTATTTGGTTTGATAGTCATTTACACCATCTGCAGGCTACCCAGAACTATAAAGAATGGGTATAAATTATGAATCAACCAGTTGTGGGTCACTGTCAGATGAATGATCAGTTGACCATTGGTTGAACACTTGTGCAGAATATTGTTTGACCATTCATCGCTTAAAAAATAGGCAAGATGGTTCTACTTCATAGTGGTAAATAACTTCACAGGCCAAAGGGTAGCATATCAGTAGTAGCTAATTCTCAaatccttttctcttgtaaaagtgacacattttttttgaaaatacCTACAACAagcctaaatcttgttttttttgtccatgttATAGTGAGCATCCAAATGGGACTATGTTGGAAAGAACTAGCAGACTTTGTGTCTGGGACCTTTAGTCTTGGTTACCATTGTTTAGTTACAGTACTAAGCTAACATGAAACCTATGAAATGCATACATAACACCCTTTTGTACAGTTCTAAAAAGAAAGTTCAGCACGAAGCAGTTAAAGATCAGGTAAAGTTTGGTTAACTCACTCAAATAACATTAACCAGTTAGCTAATTACAGCTGATAAATCTGACCTTGACAATTTTCATTTCCAGCAAAACAGAATTAAATGGCTGAGTGTTAAAAATGAGATGGTAACTTTTGCCTACTAACCCtactgtctgaaatcaaggatcCATTCTTTGATCCATGACTGAGAATTCTGACTGGCCACTGGATTAGTGTAAACTACATACCTGTAATGCTAGAATGCAAAGCTTTATCAGTTTAGCAGGACCAGCAGGGCTTAGCAAAAGGTtgaatgttcattttaatgactgcaacttctgtttgtttttgccagaGTCTGTCGCAGGGGATTTCAGGTGTCTTGACAATTTTCCATTTATTAGAGCTCATAGTTTCAGTCACCGTCGCAGGACATGCCTGCAATGCTACTTGCAACTGCAACTCAGAGGTGAGTCAACCACTGCCTCATGAGGAATTCAGTCTAATATCACAGAACTTGAAATAACTTATTTTTCAATTTAGTTTAGTTGTGTACAGACAGAATGTTGGGATCTGAAGGCCAAATAAACTATTCAtttcttaaataaaacaaaggcaaagaaaagcactTAAAATTGACCAGGGAAACATCCCAATTCCCTTATTTGATCTGGTATGCAATCATGAAGGACCCTGCAGAAATGGTTATTTCTGCTTGGAGGAGACATGAGACCAGCCCCCATGGAAGCCTTTTATCAGACCGACACACCACTTTATTGGAAATAGTGATTGGACAATGCAGCTGATCGGACTGCTCTGATACCACATCACAACATCACTGCAGTTTTTAATACCAGGACTCAACTCAAGTTAAACTCAAATAAACACTGTAATTATATCATCAATTATATTAGTAATTCATATATACTTTATAATTAATATCATGAATAAATAcgaaatgaattaatgaattaatcatcCAATaaaatagttgagatatttttaCATAATATCCATCCAATACTTTCCCTGGAATATTTCTACAAATTGTATGACATTGTCACAAACTTGAattattaaataatgaatttacAAATAGAATATCAATAAATGCAGACACAAAGTATAAGTAGGTTACAGAACATGCAGTCTTACAGTTTATTTTAAGGGGAAACCTGCATATTAAgattaatgttttaaattatgCCATGTGGGAGGACTTCACAACAAGAAAGTGGTATTGGCAGTGGTAACTATGCACTATTATTATTGAGACAGTACATCCCATTCTCAGTGCAAATACAAACTCAGCATCAATAAATCTACTGAGCGATTCTCgatttctctctcctcacatcttTTCCTGCATTCTCTGCAGGGAAATGTGGATACAAGTAAGGGAACTGAGATATAAcgcgtgtgtttgttttgtagcaGCCATCAATTGTTGTTGTACCTGGAGATGTCTCAGTGGCTGCACATGCTCCGCCCAATTCCCAAGCTACATCATTCTCACTGGCTCAGCTCCCCTCACAGGTTAGCTGCCAGGTTTGTTGGAAATCTGTGAAGTCATGTGAGTAAGTGTGGATATATTCTTTAGGTTCAGAATAATCCCTGtatgctgtgttgttttgcagacGGCGAGCTACCCTAAGGGACCCTACCCAGAGGGACAAACTGACCCTCCAGCCTACAATGCTGTCATCAGCTGAAGAGTCTGTCCATGCTGACCGTCCTGCTCTGAATACTTGACTACATTATGACCAACCATCTCCCCAAATCTCAAGCTTTAACATGCCTTGCTCACTGCatgctctacacacacacacacacacacacacacacacacacacaccaattagGCATGTTTTAACATGCTATTTTAATGTTAACTGcaagctgaaataaaatgaaaatctgaatTAAATGTATCATTCATGAATGTAAAATTTGACACCAAACATACAGATGATTTGCCAACATGAAGTTACTTCAAGAACATGCTATTCTTAAGAAATTATATAACTGTTAACCACTGACTCaaagatgtttctttttttatttatgaggAGCCACATTAGCTGCTACCTTACACAAAATTATTAGGCAGATTATTTGGGGCTGATTATTTGTGCAAACCTTGATTTCCTTTTAAAGGGTACTCCAGTGATGTAGCATCACACTGCCATAAAGTCAGGGGACTCACGTCAAAATCTGTGCAGCAGCGGCAGAGATTTCCTGACTCCATTCCATAGTTTGTACACCATAATGTAAATTGATTGCAACTTTAGGTTGACTTTCCTCTCCTGGTAAATGCACACATCTTTCaaactgagataaccctgatgaatCTGGATAACAACTGATGTCACCCTCTGCGTTCGGCCCATATATGTTTAACAGTGTAACTGCAAGTGAATTTAAATGCCTAGTTAACATTCTGGATCTACCACTTGGGTCAATTGTGGATGAGTGAAGACAAAAAGGTAcagttttatgaaaaataatgGCAACCCCTCTGGCTTTGGATTAGAAAGGTGGCTGATACACCTGTGAAACCCAGCTGGCCCTGAGTCTTCTTTGCTGGGTGGCTTTAATATGTTGCtatatgtatgaatataatGTCTGCTTTTAGTAGCTTGCTTCATTGGGTGTCAGACCAAGGATATGGAATCCAGAGAATTATTCAGTAGCTTaattttacaggtccgcaaatttcatggtaaatAGGTGATAATTAAGACTTaaacttagacttagactttattaatcccacagcggggaaatttacaagtcaaagcagcaaagacagaaaggtgcagaaacacacagcagacaagcagtgtgtcaataagaattagaagtatttttttaaaaagaaaaacaatatacaaataatatagATAgaatacagataaaaaaaatatgggggacaaaaataaatatatacatggaaaatataaagtatgtacaaattgtgcagatttatgtgcagttaaacagtcttatagccgtaggaatgaacgacctgcagTAGCGCTCCttcttcagtctgctgctgaaggagctgctcagggcctccacagtctcgtgcagggggtgagaggtgttgtccatgatggatgtcagcttggctaacatcctcctcttccccacctcctcaatggagtccagcgggcagtccagaaaAGAGCCAGCTCGCCTAatcctcctgtccctgtccgtgctgccccccaaatctgttgaaaaacaggttcagttggttaacccagtccctgtctccactgtcctggtgtctcccctcaccttttccatgtccagagatcttcttaagtCCCCTTcagacatccctggtgttatttttccccagatgttcctccagtttcctcctgtagctctccATGCCCTTCCTTATTTGTTGCTGGAGCCGCTTCTGGATGCTCcgcagctgctctttgtcccccgacctaaaggccctcttcttttcattcagcaggGCCTTAATGTTAGGGGTCacccagggtttgttgttgggaaaacactgtACCTTCTTGGAAGGCACCGtattctccacacagaagttgatataGTCTGTAATGCAGTGGGTCAAACTGTCAATGTCCTCCCCGTGAGGGCTGCAGAGTGCTTCCCAGTCTGTTGTATCAAAGCAGTCCCTGAGCCTTGCACTGGCCTCCTCAGACCACACCATCACTGACATCTCCACAGGTGGATGTTTATTCACCAGGGGGGTGTAGTCCGGAAGGAGGTGAACGAGGTTGTGATCAGATCGGCCAAGCcgggggagggggagtgaggtGTATGCATCCTTGGTGTTTGCATACAGTAAGTCCAGAGTTTTATTGTCCCTGGTGTGGCATTTCACATATTGGGTGAAGGTGGGGAGAGTAGCAGACAGGGAAGCATGATTGAAGTCAccagtgatgaggaggagggcttGGGGGTGCCGAGTCTGTAGCTGAGAGACAACAGTGTGAATGAGCtcgcaggctgcagcagcatcgACTGATGGAGGGATGTACACAGTTACAGCAATAACATGAGAGAACTCCCTCGGGAGGTAGTATGGCCGAATACCAACAGCTAGCAGCTCAATGTCTCTGGTGCAGCGCTGCTCCTTGACGCTGATGTGTCCCGGGTTGCACCATCTCTCGTTTACAAACATAGCAATACCCCGCCCTTCTTCTTACCGCTCTCCGCAGCTTTCCTGTTGGTCCGAATAAGATGAAAGCCATCCAGGGTTGCGTTTGAGTCCGGGGAAAGTTCATTCATCCACGTCTCGGTGAAGCACATGAGACTGCACTCACGATACTCCCTCTGAAGCCGGGTTAGCGCCGttagctcgtccatcttgttggGGAGCGATCTTCCCCATGATGACAGACGGTATACATGGTTTATAACGTCTTTTCCGCTCCCGACGCTTtactccagctctgcagcctctcctccttctccttatCTCCGCGGGGATGTCCGGTCTATCCGCGCTGAGAAGCGATGTGCGGCTCAGGGCTAACAGCTGATCCCGAGTGTAAACAATGGAtccatgaatgaatgagtttccCGAGTCCAAAAgtcagaaaaacagcaagaggcAAACTACTAATGTCACCAGATGAACATCCATAGTTGCGTACTTGCTGATGGGTCcgtatatatgaaaataaatttaagaagtacacaaaaaacacacttaagaGTCTAAAAACAGATCGAAAGTTacggagctgctgtaacaggccGCCACCAGAGCAGGCCTGTAAATTGAAGCTTAATTTCCAACTAGTATTACATTTTTAACCATTTACATTCTCACCAATTTCTGTATAATTTCAAAAGATCATTCCAACTTccgaaatgtctttttttttgtaagccACCATAAATTGCTaattacagacaaatacaaCGTCATATTCAAGAATTTTAAGTGTCATTCCTTGCTTGAGGCCTGATAATAATCACTTCACGCCACTCAACAATTTAAATGTCCCTTTTTACTGTCCCCCAGAAAACAGTTGGTCCAGCTGCAAAGGTGATTATGTGATGTGATTTCGAGCAAAAACTTAAACTCACAATGTCTTCGTCACTTTCCACAAGGCACAATGGGTCAGGATCGCTGTCACAACACTACCTTACGGCATCCACAAGGTTCTAAAGTTGGGGGAGCCATTTTTAGATTTACAAGTGGAAAAAATCCCAGATCTCAACGTAATGatgtatatttctgtttccGGTTATTGTTGATAACTtcacatatatacaatacaaaGCTCGGGACTTTATTTTCCAGGTTTTGATACACTGGGAATCATTTTAAGAAGACGGGCGCTCCTGGCCTCTATGGGGTGTAGAGGGTGAAACctttttttatactgtatgCTTTAATATTaggtataataataaaaaactaaataaaaactaaCGACAGAACACTAAAATAGTGCTTATACATTGGTCAAaagagtctgtgtgttggtAACTAATTTAATGGTTTGGGTTGTTTGATTCATACATAaattttcagcaagtttaaaTTTATGAAAATCCGAACCGTaactgcttattaggaaagaACAGAATATAATTCTTAAAAAATTTAGGATaattttcaatacattttgaggtaatttggggataatttcaaagaaatttcaaatatGTTACTTGATAATTATCTCCTCtttaccatgaaatttgcagACCTGCACAATGATGCGTTACCAAAACTCTCCCTCACCCTGACTACCTGCCATCATATGTCCACTTCCGGtctaagattaagattaagattaaaatagattaatcccacagcggggaatttacaaatcacagcagcaaagacactCAAACGTATCCCTCCCTTACGAACCACAGTAGCACCCCCTTGTGGTTAGGTCTGTCTCCATGTACATTCAATTCAATCCCAATTAAGTGAGTTCCTTTGCCAACTTCTTCATGTAAGATCACTTACAATAAATCTTTTTTatgtaatg is a window of Enoplosus armatus isolate fEnoArm2 chromosome 3, fEnoArm2.hap1, whole genome shotgun sequence DNA encoding:
- the LOC139282831 gene encoding membrane-spanning 4-domains subfamily A member 4A-like, with the protein product MSSSTTARNVVVVTHVYPVPEGAGHQPCVGIQKFSKGRPLVLGTVQIMVGLMVLLFGIAMAINAYTLGIYSGIFVWGALFYIAAGSLTVAAGKSLNRCLVNAALAVSVVAAVASFTATILYSLDAAGLMTPCYGSWQYDCYLYLSLSQGISGVLTIFHLLELIVSVTVAGHACNATCNCNSETASYPKGPYPEGQTDPPAYNAVIS